A part of Setaria viridis chromosome 8, Setaria_viridis_v4.0, whole genome shotgun sequence genomic DNA contains:
- the LOC117866277 gene encoding cell division control protein 45 homolog, producing the protein MVRELRVDSFYARLRSAAAAAGSSSPLLILPSAADADSLCAVRALAHVLSADSIRFSIYPVASAARARDLLASFSATTAPLCCVLVNWGAHRDLRGILPHAATAFVVDSHRPVHLHNLCAYNDRVVVLFTADDEHTADLSYDFDLSSLADASDLAAEGDADDHLRVPDEDDEDSDASESDSDAEDGGRRKRRRLSDDAEAEGGDPVRLFAKLRREYYRLGTFHGKPSGCLMYDLAHALRKNTNELLWLACVALTDQFVHDRITNERYQAAVMELEQHINGSGNLDPSGVGSVVTLKDGTKIRAPETSRIAYEDEPRLMLLREWSLFDSMLCSSYVATKLKTWSDNGLKKLKLLLARMGFPLADCQKNFQYMSMEVKRKMRDEFDRFLPEYGLTEFYYRSFLRVHGYRSKVSAADVVYGVTALLESLNAESKDSKESSAAEQFWVAYSALSLSNVDQLRKGMQSAIEIQRAILRQGSSAITKTGFIRSAKKFRWVKLDDPVDTNKLCHPQALTKFCFFLMDALKERGARMKPLICACLAKEPEKVLVVGVYGKPRLGAVQGNAFGNAFRSAAEEIGADYFHDMFESSWIVLDVVAVSSFMIRLTEKL; encoded by the coding sequence ATGGTGCGCGAGCTGCGCGTCGACTCCTTCTACGCgcgcctccgctccgccgccgccgcggcgggctcctcctccccgctcctgatcctcccctccgccgccgacgccgactcGCTCTGCGCCGTCAGGGCCCTCGCCCACGTCCTCTCCGCCGACTCCATCCGCTTCTCCATCTaccccgtcgcctccgccgccagggCCAGGGACCTCCTCGCCTCCttctccgccaccaccgcccctctCTGCTGCGTCCTCGTCAACTGGGGCGCCCACCGCGACCTCCGCGGGATCCtgccccacgccgccaccgccttcgtCGTCGACTCCCACCGCCCCGTCCACCTCCACAACCTCTGCGCCTACAACGACCGCGTGGTGGTGCTATTCACCGCCGACGACGAGCACACCGCGGATCTCTCCTACGACTTCGACCTTTCATCCCTCGCCGACGCctccgacctcgccgccgagggGGACGCCGACGACCATCTCCGCGTCCCTGACGAGGACGACGAAGACTCCGATGCCTCGGAATCCGACTCCGATGCCGAGGACGGCGGCAGGAGGAAGAGGCGCCGGCTCTCCGACGACGCGGAGGCGGAAGGCGGCGACCCCGTCAGGCTCTTCGCCAAGCTGCGCCGGGAGTACTACCGCCTCGGCACCTTCCACGGCAAGCCGTCGGGGTGCCTCATGTACGACCTCGCCCACGCGCTGCGCAAGAACACCAACGAGCTCCTCTGGCTCGCCTGCGTCGCCCTCACCGACCAGTTCGTCCACGACCGCATCACCAACGAGCGCTACCAGGCAGCCGTCATGGAGCTCGAGCAGCACATCAACGGCTCGGGCAACCTCGACCCCTCTGGTGTTGGCTCCGTCGTCACGCTCAAGGACGGCACCAAGATCCGGGCGCCGGAGACCTCCCGCATTGCCTACGAGGACGAGCCCAGGCTCATGCTGCTGCGGGAGTGGAGCTTGTTCGACTCCATGCTCTGCTCCTCCTATGTCGCCACTAAGCTCAAGACGTGGAGCGACAATGGTCTCAAGAAGCTCAAGCTGCTATTGGCGAGGATGGGGTTCCCGCTTGCCGACTGCCAGAAGAACTTCCAGTACATGAGCATGGAGGTCAAGCGCAAGATGCGGGATGAGTTTGACCGCTTCCTGCCCGAGTATGGGCTCACTGAATTCTACTACCGGAGCTTCTTGAGAGTGCACGGGTACAGGTCCAAGGTTTCTGCTGCAGATGTTGTATATGGCGTCACAGCTTTGCTTGAATCGCTGAATGCCGAGTCCAAGGACTCAAAGGAGTCTTCAGCTGCTGAGCAGTTTTGGGTTGCTTACTCTGCATTGTCACTGAGCAATGTTGACCAGTTGCGGAAAGGGATGCAGTCTGCAATTGAAATACAGAGGGCAATATTGAGGCAAGGAAGCTCAGCAATTACTAAGACAGGGTTTATACGGAGCGCCAAGAAGTTCCGGTGGGTGAAGCTTGATGACCCTGTGGACACTAATAAGCTTTGCCACCCTCAGGCACTTACCAAGTTCTGCTTCTTTCTCATGGATGCACTGAAGGAAAGGGGTGCGAGGATGAAGCCACTAATCTGTGCTTGCTTGGCAAAGGAACCTGAGAAGGTGCTGGTTGTCGGGGTATATGGGAAGCCAAGGCTTGGGGCTGTTCAGGGTAATGCGTTTGGCAATGCATTCAGATCAGCAGCAGAGGAGATTGGTGCAGACTATTTCCATGACATGTTTGAGTCATCATGGATTGTTCTGGATGTTGTTGCTGTCAGTTCTTTCATGATTCGGTTGACGGAGAAGCTATGA
- the LOC117866780 gene encoding mini zinc finger protein 1: MGPQQDRQSMANGTATRKETKVVHYRECQRNHAASIGGYAVDGCREFMASGAEGTAAALMCAACGCHRSFHRREVEADCDCSSTTSS; the protein is encoded by the coding sequence ATGGGGCCTCAGCAAGACCGGCAGTCCATGGCGAACGGCACGGCGACGAGGAAGGAGACGAAGGTGGTGCACTACCGGGAGTGCCAGCGCAACCACGCGGCGAGCATCGGCGGGTACGCCGTGGACGGGTGCCGCGAGTTCATGGCGTCGGGCGCGgaaggcacggcggcggcgctcatgTGCGCCGCCTGCGGGTGCCACCGCAGCTTCCACAGGCGCGAGGTGGAGGCCGACTGCGActgctcctccaccacctccagctGA